Sequence from the Pseudomonas sp. LS.1a genome:
CTTCCCGGCACGTCTGGATTCGGAAATCCGTACGGCCTTCGCCGAAATGGCTGCCGGCAACGACAACATGGCGGTTGCCGTGCGTTCCTCGGCCACCGCCGAAGACCTGCCGGACGCCTCGTTCGCCGGCCAGCAGGAAACCTTCCTCAACATCCGTGGCGTCGACAACGTGATCCGCGCGGCCAAGGAAGTGTTTGCCTCGCTGTTCAACGACCGTGCCATCGCCTACCGCGTGCACCAGGGCTTCGACCACAAGCTGGTGGCCCTGTCCGCCGGCGTGCAGCGCATGGTCCGTTCCGAAACCGGCACTGCCGGTGTCATGTTCACCCTCGACACCGAGTCGGGCTTCCGCGACGTGGTGTTCATCACCGGTGCCTACGGCCTGGGCGAAACCGTGGTGCAGGGTGCGGTCAACCCTGACGAATTCTACGTGCACAAGAACACCCTGCAGGCCGGCCGCCCGGCCATCCTGCGCCGCAACCTGGGCAGCAAGGCGATCAAGATGGTCTACGGCGAAGAAGCCAAGGCCGGCCGTTCGGTCAAGACCGTCGAAGTGGACCGCGCCGAGCGCGCGCGCTTCTGCCTGACCGATGCCGAGGTCAGCGAGCTGGCCAAGCAGGCCATGATCATCGAGCAGCACTACCAACGCCCGATGGACATCGAATGGGCCAAGGACGGTGATGACGGCAAGCTGTACATCGTCCAGGCGCGCCCTGAGACGGTGAAGAGCCGCTCCAGCGCCAACGTCATGGAACGCTATCTGCTGAAAGAGAAGGGCACCGTACTGGTCGAAGGCCGTGCCATTGGCCAGCGCATCGGCGCCGGCAAGGTCCGCGTGATCAACGACGTATCGGAAATGGACAAGGTCCAGCCTGGCGACGTGCTGGTCTCCGACATGACCGACCCGGACTGGGAACCGGTGATGAAGCGCGCCAGCGCCATCGTCACCAACCGTGGCGGGCGTACCTGCCACGCGGCGATCATCGCCCGTGAGCTGGGTATTCCGGCCGTGGTCGGCTGCGGCAACGCCACCCAGGTGCTGAAAGATGGCCAGGGTGTGACCGTGTCCTGTGCCGAAGGCGACACCGGCTTCATCTTCGAGGGCGAGCTGGGCTTCGACGTCAAGCAGAACTCGGTCGATGCCATGCCCGACCTGCCGTTCAAGATCATGATGAACGTCGGCAACCCGGACCGCGCCTTCGATTTCGCCCAGCTGCCCAACGCCGGTGTCGGCCTGGCGCGCCTGGAGTTCATCATCAACCGCATGATCGGCGTGCACCCCAAGGCACTGTTGAACTACGCCGGCCTGCCAGCCGACCTGAAAGACAGCGTCGACAAGCGTATTGCCGGCTACAACGACCCGGTCGGCTTCTATGTCGAGAAGCTGGTCGAGGGCATCAGCACCCTGGCAGCGGCCTTCTACCCGAAAAAGGTCATCGTGCGCCTGTCGGACTTCAAGTCCAACGAGTACGCCAACCTGATCGGCGGCAAGCTGTACGAGCCGGAAGAAGAAAACCCGATGCTGGGCTTCCGTGGCGCTTCGCGTTACATCAGCGAATCGTTCCGTGACTGCTTCGAGCTCGAGTGCCGTGCCCTGAAGCGTGTGCGCAACGAGATGGGCCTGACCAACGTCGAGATCATGGTGCCGTTCGTGCGTACCCTGGGCGAAGCCAGCCAGGTTGTCGACCTGCTCGCCGAAAACGGCCTGGCCCGTGGCGACAACGGCCTGCGCGTGATCATGATGTGCGAGCTGCCGTCCAACGCCATCCTCGCCGAAGAGTTCCTGGAATACTTCGACGGCTTCTCGATCGGCTCCAACGACCTGACCCAGCTGACCCTGGGCCTGGACCGTGACTCGGGCATCATCGCCCACCTGTTCGACGAGCGTAACCCGGCGGTGAAGAAGCTGCTGGCCAACGCCATTGCCGCGTGCAACAAGGCTGGCAAGTACATCGGTATCTGCGGCCAGGGCCCGTCGGACCACCCGGACCTGGCCAAGTGGCTGATGGAGCAGGGCATCGACAGCGTGTCGCTGAACCCGGACTCGGTACTTGAAACCTGGTTCTACCTGGCTGAAGGCCAAGGCGCGGTCTGATGCAGTAAAACGCGGGGGTGCGTCTGGCGCACCCCGCCTGGTTTTTCCAGGGCGAGCTCCAGCAATGGATCCCGCCCTTTTTTGTGCACCAAGCAACCTTATGCAAAGCAGCAGCACTCTATTCCCCGTGGCCCTGCTCAGTGCCGAACGCCGCGGCGACCTCAGCGAAGACGTGTACCGGATCAAGGCCGGCAACAGCCCTGACCCCAGCGTCGAGCTGGCTGTCACCCGTCTGGGGCTGGCCGATCAGGACCAGGCCCAGGGCGTGCCGGTCGTTCTCCTGCACGGCAGCTTCTCCAACCGCCGCTTCTGGTATTCGCCCAAAGGGGTTGGCCTGGGGGCCTATCTCGCTCGCGCGGGCTTCGATGTGTGGATCCCGGAAATGCGCGGCCATGGCCTGTCGCCGCGCAACCATGACTGGAAGCACAACAGCGTTGCTGCCTATGCCCGCGATGACCTGCCGCTGATTGCGGCTTTCGTGCGCGAGCAGTCGGGGCAGGCGCCGCACTGGGTCGGCCACTCCTTGGGGGTACGACCTTGGTGGCAGCGCTGGGCGGTGGCTTTCTGGCTGCCGAGCAGGTGGCCAGCGTGGCGCTGTTCGGTACCCAGATCAGCCGCGTGTACTGGCCGTTGAAGGTACCGCCACTGACGTGGGGGGCGAAGCTGCTGCTCAAGCGCTGGGGGCAGATTTCCGGGCCGCGCTTCAAGCGTGGGCCGGAGGACGAGCCGATCGGCCTGGCGCTGGAGAGCATGCGCTGGCATGGCCTGTTCGGACGTTTTGGCGACAAGCAGAACGACTGGTGGGCGGGGCTGGCCGAGGTGGATGTGCCGCTGCTGGCCGTGGCTGGCGCGGGGGATTTCCAGGACCCGGTGTGGGCCTGTCGCAAGCTGTTCGAGCAGTTGGGCGGCGAGCGCAAGCAATTTCTGCGGCTGGGGCGCGAGGAAGGGTTCGAGGCTTTCGGGCATGTCGACATGCTGGTGAGCAAGGCCGCGCAGGTGCAGGTGTGGCCGTTGGTGGAGCGTTGGCTGCGGGATCCGCTGGTGCCGGTGCATGCGTCCACGGTGATGGTGGAGCCTGTGCCCGCCGGTTGAATTTGCGTTGCCTGTACTGGCCCTTTCGCGGGCACGCCCGCTCCCACAGGGATCACACAGGGGCTAAATGCTGTGAGGTCCATGTGGGAGCGGGCGTGCCCGCGAAAGGGCCGAAACAGGCAAAACACAACTGACTGCCTGGTCCCGGATGACTGCAATGGGCTCTACGGTGTAGCCTTGGACGATACCCGCTTTCGTTGTGACTGACAGGAGCTTCCCATGCAGCATTACGTAACGCCCGACCTGTGTGACGCCTACCCTGACCTGGTGCAGGTGCTGGAACCGATGTTCAGCAATTTCGGCGGCCGCGATTCGTTCGGCGGCCAGATCGTCACCATCAAGTGCTTCGAAGACAACTCGCGGGTCAAGGAGCAGGTCGAGCTCGATGGCAAGGGCAAGGTCCTGGTCGTGGATGGTGGTGGCTCGCTGCGTCGAGCACTGCTCGGTGACATGCTTGCCGAAAAGGCTGCCAGAAACGGCTGGGAAGGCCTGGTGATCTATGGCTGCGTGCGTGACGTCGACGTGCTGATCCAGACCAACGTCGGCGTGCAGGCCCTGGCCAGCCACCCGATGAAGACCGACAGGCGCGGCATCGGCGAGCTCAACGTGCCAGTGACCTTCGCCGGGGTGACCTTCCGCCCGGGCGAGTACGTGTATGCAGACAACAATGGCGTGCTGGTCTCGCCAAGCCCGCTGAAAATGCCGGCGTGATGCGCCGCCCGCGCTGATGGAGCTTTGATGTTCGAGGAAGACAACGCGCAGTGGGGGCTGGTACACGCCCTGGTGCTCGATGGCAAAGGCGGCGCGCGCTCTATTGCCCGTACCGAGCTGGACGACTTGCAACTGCAACCCGAGCAGAGCCTGTGGCTGCACTGGGACCGCAGCCATCCGCAAACCCGCACCTGGCTGCTGCGCGACAGCGGCCTGAGTGCGTTCGCCTGCGAGCTGTTGCTGGAAGAAAACACCCGGCCGCGCCTGCTGCCCATGGCCGATGAGCAGCTGTTGCTGTTCCTGCGCGGGGTCAACCTCAACCCGGGTGCAGAGCCCGAGGACATGGTCTCGGTGCGCATCTTCGCCGAGGCGCAGCGGGTCATCTCGCTGCGCCTGCGGCCGTTGCGCGCCAGTGACGAGATTCTCCAGCAGCTTGAAGAGGGCAGGGGCCCGAAATCGGCTTCCGAGCTGTTGCTGCTGATGGGCGAACTGCTGACCGAAAAGGTTCAGGGCCTGGTAAGCGACCTGTCCGAACTGGTCGACCTGGAGGAAGAAAAGGTTGAATCCGACGAACGGTACACTCCGGAGAACGGCTGCCTGCAGCAGATCCGCCGGCGTGCCGCCGGTCTGCGGCGTTTCCTTGCTCCTCAGCGGGAGATCTACGCCCAGCTGTCGCGTAGCAAATGGAGCTGGTTCGTCGATGCCGACGCCGATTACTGGAACGAGCTGAACAATAGCCTGATCCGCTACCTCGAAGAGCTGGAGCTGACCCGCGAGCGGGCCGCACTGGTGCTGGAAAGCCAGGATCGCCGGCGCAGCGAGCGGATGAACCGCACCATGTACCGCTTCGGCATCATCACCTGCATCTTCCTGCCCATGAGCTTCATCACCGGGCTGCTGGGCATCAATGTCGGGGGCATCCCGGGGGCGGAAAACCCCTATGGCTTCCTGTTTGCCTGCATCATCGTGCTGGGGCTGGCGGTGGGGCAGTGGTGGCTGTTCCGGCGGTTGCGGTGGGTCTAGAAATGTTCTGCCTGTTCTGGCCTCTTCGCGGGCACGCATTCATTTTGAAACACTCGTCCCAATGCGATGTGTGACCCATCGCCCGGCCATCTCGTCTCTGACTGACACTGCGCGAGGTGCCCATGCACGATCCGTTTGAAGAATCCCTGCGCGACCTGCTCAAGGCGTCACCCTCCGGCAATGACCGGGATGACCGGGACGACGCCGCTTGCCTGGGTCGCGTGCTGAAAACCGCCAACCGCCAGGTTGGCGCAGGTGATCTGTTCAGCCTGCTTGGCCGCTGGAGCCAGGCGCTGCTGATCGCCGTGAACAATGGCGCGGCGCATGTGGCGCCGGTGCGTCGACACTCTTCCCGCAACGCTGCCAACGGCAGCAAAGCAGATAAGGCCGATTGAATATGGAACTCGATCTCTGGACCCAGAGCCTGGTCACCGCCATGACTGCCCTTTGGACCAAGGTAGCGAACTTCATCCCCAACCTGTTCGGCGCGCTGGTCGTGGTGCTGCTCGGTTTCGTGGTGGCCAAGCTGCTCGACACGCTGCTGTCCAAACTGCTGGCCAAGTTCGGCCTGGACCGCCTGATGGCCGGCACCGGCCTGACCAAGATGCTCGGCCGGGTCGGTATCCAGGTACCGATCTCGACCCTGATCGGCAAGATCGTCTACTGGTTCGTGCTGCTCATCTTCCTGGTCTCGGCTGCTGAATCGCTGGGCCTGGAGCGGGTTTCGGCAACCCTCGACATGCTCGCCCTGTACCTGCCGAAGGTGTTCGGCGCAGCCCTGGTGCTGCTGGCCGGCGTGCTGCTGGCCCAGGTGGCCAACGGCCTGGTGCGCGGCGCTGCCGAAGGCATCGGCCTGGAATACTCGGCGGGCCTGGGGCGTATCACCCAGGGCCTGGTGATCATCATCAGCATCTCGGTGGCCATCAGCCAGCTGGAGGTGAAGACCGACCTGCTGAACCATGTGATCGTGATCGGGCTGATTACCGTTGGTCTGGCCGTTGCACTGGCAATGGGCCTTGGCAGCCGCGAAATCGCCGGGCAGATTCTGGCCGGCATCTACGTGCGCGAGCTGTACCAGGTGGGCCAGCAGGTGCGGATTGGAGAGGTCGAAGGGCATATCGAGGAGATCGGTACGGTGAAGACGACACTGCTGACCGATGATGGCGAACTGGTGTCGCTGTCCAACCGCGAGCTGCTTGAACAGCGAGTCAATAGCCGCTAACCGCACAAAGCTGTTAATGTATGCCGCCGCGAAAATCGACCCACGGGGTCGCGCGGCGACATTGACCTGACTGTCGGCCAGATCCGTTTTGAATAAAGTTCATTCGCCGCCCATGCGTTATGACCCCCGCGAGCTCACCGACGAAGAGTTGGTGGCGCGTTCGCATGAGGAGCTGTACCACGTTACCCGCGCCTATGAGGAGCTCATGCGGCGCTACCAACGGACCCTGTTCAACGTCTGTGCGCGTTATCTGGGGAACGACCGTGACGCGGACGATGTCTGTCAGGAAGTCATGTTGAAAGTGCTGTACGGGCTGAAGAACTTCGAGGGTAAGTCCAAGTTCAAGACCTGGCTCTACAGCATCACCTACAACGAATGCATTACCCAGTACCGCAAGGAGCGCCGTAAACGTCGGTTGATGGATGCCTTGAGTCTGGACCCTGTGGAAGAGGCGTCCGAAGACAAGGCTCCGAAGCCGGAAGAAAAAGGCGGGCTGGACAAATGGCTGGTGCATGTGAACCCGATTGACCGGGAAATCCTGGTGCTGCGTTTTGTCGCAGAGCTGGAATTTCAGGAAATCGCCGACATCATGCACATGGGCCTGAGCGCCACGAAAATGCGCTACAAGCGCGCGCTAGACAAGCTTCGGGAGAAATTTGCCGGCCTCGATGAAACTTAGTGGCCTGCAAATATCTCTAACGAACCGGCGAGTTCTGCTAGACTAGCCGTCGAGTTGTCCCCCTTGTTTGTGGTGGGACTGCTTAACTATCACCAGATGGGGATTTAACGGATGAAATTGAAAAACACCTTGGGCTTGGCCATTGGCTCGCTCGTCGCTGCTACTTCTTTCGGCGTTCTGGCTCAAGGCCAAGGCGCTGTAGAAATCGAAGGCAACGTTACCAAGCAGTACTACGACAGCGAACGTAACTTCAAGAACGACGGCACCAATCCTGGTGTTCGCCTGGGCTACTTCCTGACCGACGACGTTTCCCTGGACCTCGGCTACAACGAGACCCACAACGCTCGTGGTGAAGTCTTCAACAAAGACATCAAAGGTTCCAAGACCAAGCTCGACGCCACCTACCACTTCGGTACCGTGGGCGACGCTCTGCGTCCGTACGTTTCCGCCGGTTTCGCTCACGAGAGCCTGGGTCAGGCCACTCGTAGCGGCCGCGACCACTCCACCTTCGCCAACGTTGGCGCTGGCGCCAAGTGGTACATCACCGACATGTTCTTCGCCCGTGCCGGCGTAGAAGCCATGTACAACATCGACAACGGCAACACCGAGTGGGGTCCGACCGTTGGTGTTGGTCTGAACTTCGGCGGTAGCCCGAAGCAAGCTGAAGTCGCTCCGGCTCCAGTTGCCGAAGTGTGCTCCGACTCCGACAACGACGGCGTTTGCGACAACGTCGACAAGTGCCCTGACACCCCGGCCAACGTTACCGTTGACGCCGATGGCTGCCCGGCTGTTGCCGAAGTCGTTCGCGTTGAGCTGGACGTCAAGTTCGACTTCGACAAGTCGGTCGTCAAGCCAAACAGCTACGGCGACATCAAGAACCTGGCTGACTTCATGAAGCAGTACCCACAGACCACCACCACCGTGGAAGGTCACACTGACTCCGTCGGCCCAGACGCTTACAACCAGAAGCTGTCCGAGCGTCGTGCCAACGCTGTCAAGCAGGTCCTGACCCAGCAGTACGGCGTAGAATCCAGCCGTGTTGACTCGGTTGGCTACGGCGAAACCCGTCCGGTTGCCGACAACGCCACCGAAGAAGGCCGCGCTATCAACCGTCGCGTTGAAGCTCAGGTAGAAGCCCAGGCCAAGTAATTGGTTTGAAGCTTGATGAAAAACCCGGCCTCGGCCGGGTTTTTCTTTGCCTGGGATTTGTGGTGTGTGTGCCGGCCCTTTCGCGGGCTTGCCCGCTCCCACAGAGATTGCGCATAGCCTGCGGGATACGACGAACCTGTGGGAGCGGGCAAGCCCGCGAAGGGGCCTTTACAGGCACTGTATCATCCTGCAATTGCCACCAATTCCTGAACCACCTGTTCCCCAACCACCTCCCCAATCACCAATATCGCCGGGCTACGCAAGCCAAACCTCCGCGCATCCTCCACCATCCCCCGCACATCGCTCCTGCACTCCCGCTGCTGTGGCAACGATGCATTCTCGATCATCGCCACCGGCATCCCCGGTGCCATGCCGCCGTCCAGCAACCCTTGGCGTACCTGCTCCAGCCTGGCCACGCCCATGTACACCACCAGCGTCGTCCCGCCCTGGGCCAAGGCCGCCCAGTTCAGCTCGCTGTCGTCCTGGGTATGTGCCGTGACCAGCGTCACGCCTCGGCTCACACCCCGTGAGGTCAGGGAAATCCCGCATTGCGTGGCGCCGGCCAGGCCGGCGGTGATGCCGTTGACCACTTCCACCTCGATGCCATGTCCCTGCAGCCACAGCGCCTCTTCACCGCCACGGCCGAAGATGCACGGGTCGCCGCCCTTGAGCCGTACCACGCAGCGCCCTTGCCGCGCATGGCGCAGCATCAGGCGCTGGATGAACGCCTGCGGCGTAGAGCGGCAGCCGCCGCGCTTGCCCACGGCAATCACCCGGGCCTGCGGGCAATGCTCCAGCACCGCCGGGTTGACCAGGTCGTCGATCATCACCACGGCGGCTTGCTGCAAGGCGCGTACAGCCTTGAGGGTGAGCAGTTCGGGGTCACCAGGGCCAGCACCAACCAGCCAGACTTTTGCATTCATCAGGGTTTCCTCATCGGCAAGGCGCGTTCAGCCCTTGAGCAGGGTGAGCAGCAATATCAGGTTGAACAGCAAGGACAGCAGGGCCAGGGTGCGCCAGACCTTCAACGGCTCGCGCTCCAGCAATGGCCGTGGCCGGCTGGGCAGTTCCTGGCGGTCGCCACGTTCGAGCAGCAGCAACCAGTGTTCGGCGGTTTCGAAGCGTTGCGCCGGGTCGGCTGCCAGCGCCTGCTGCAGGTTGTGCTGCAGCCACTCCGGCAGGTCGGGGCGGTAGCGTGCGGCGTTGACCGGCTGACCGAAGCGCGGCCGCTGGAAGGCCTCCACCTCGCCGTACGGATAGTGGCCGGTCAGCAGGTGATAGAGCGTTACGCCCACGGCATACAGGTCCTGGCGTGGACTGGGCGGCAGGCCGTCGAACGCTTCCGGGGCAATGTATGACGGTGTGCCCGGCAACTCATGCTGCGGGTCTTCGGACAGGCCCGGGCAGTAAGCCAGGCCGAAGTCCAGCAGGCGCAGCTGGCCATCGCTGCCCAGGTGCAGGTTCTCTGGCTTGATGTCGCGGTGCAGCAGGTTGCGCCGGTGCAGTACGCCGACCGCCTGCAGCAGTTGCCGGGCCAGCTCCAGCCACTGCGGCATGGGCAGCGGGCCGTGTTCGGCCAGCAGCGCCGCCAGACTCTGGCCGGGGTATTCGCGCATCACGTAGTACAGGTGCTGGCGCTGGCTGGCTGCGTGCAGTTCGGGGAAGTGCCGGCCAGCGACCCGGCGCAGGAACCACTCTTCCAGCAACAGCCCTTGTGCTGCGCCGGGCTCCTGCTCGCGTGCGGCGGGCAGGGTCTTCAGCAGCCAGGCTTGGCCCTGGCCATCGCGCACCCGGTACAGCAGTGACTGGCGGCTGTGCGAAAGCAGCTTTTCGGCTTGCCAGCCATCGATGGCCTGGCCCTCACGCAGCGGGCCGGGCACCGGCCATTGCTGCAACTGCGCCAGGGTGTCACCCAGGTTGGCTGTGCCCAGTTGCTCGACCTGCACCAGCAAGGCGCTGGCGTTGTCCTGGCTGCCGTTGAAGTGCGCGCTGGCGACCAGGGTGTCGACGGCCAGTTGCAGGTCGGGTTGCTCGCGCAGCACCGCCTGGATGTGCTGGTCGCCCAGGCTGGCCCATACGCCATCACTCAGCAACAGAAAACGCTCGCCTGGCTGCAGCTCGCCTTCCAGATAATCCACCAGCAGCTGCTGGTCCAGGCCCAGCGCGCGCTTGAGCACATGCTGCATGCCGGGCTGGTCCCACACATGGTCTTTACTCAGGCACTGCAGGCGCCCGGCGTGCCAGCGATACACGCGGCAGTCGCCTACGTGTGCCAGGGTAAAGCGCCGGCCACGCAGCACCAGCGCGCTGAGGGTGGTCAGCAATGGCTGGCCGTTACCTTGGGCACGCAGCCAGCGGTTCTGCGCCAGCAGCAGGCGGTCGAGAGCCTGGGGCACGCTCCAGGTTGCGGGGGTAGCGTAGTAGTCCAGGGCCAGCGCCTGCAGGCTGGCCCGGGCTGCCAGGCCGCCATCGGCACATTGGCTGACGCCGTCGGCGAGGGCGAACAGGTAGCCCTTGCTGGCGGCCAGCTCCGGCGCCGGGGTAACCAGGCGCAGGGCGTCCTGGTTTTCCTCGCGTGGCCCGGTGGCGCTGGCCTGGGCAAAGCTCAGTTGCAGGCTCATGGCTGTGCCTCAGACCCGCGCCGCGGTAACCGCAGCCGAGCCCCAGGTGGTGCGCCAGCGCTGTTTCACGCCGTGCAGGCCGAACCAGGCCAGCAAGCCCAGGCTGGCGAACAGCCACAGCCCCAGTTGGTAGTCGCCGGTGTGCTGCTTGATGGTGCCAAGCCCGGCCGCCAGCAGGAAGCCTCCGATGCCGCCGGCCATGCCGATCAGCCCGGTCATCACCCCGATCTCCTGGCGGAAGCGTTGCGGCACCAGCTGGAACACCGCGCCATTGCCGGCGCCCAGGCCGAGCATGGCGCTGATGAACAGCGCCAGTGCGGCGGCTGCGCTGGGCAGGTTGAAGCCGACCGCCGCGATGCAGATGGCTGCCACGCTGTACATGCCCAGCAGGGTGCGGATGCCGCCGAAGCGGTCGGCCAAGGCGCCGCCGAGTGGGCGCATCAGGCTGCCGGCGAACACGCAGGCGGCGGTGTAGTAGCCGGCGGTGACCGGGCTCAGGCCATATTGGTCGCTGAAATAGCCGGGCAGGGCGCTGGCCAGGCCGATGAAGCCACCGAAGGTGACGCTGTAGAAGAACATGAACCACCAGCTGTCACGGTCGCCCAGGGCCTTGAGGTAGTCGGCCATGGCTTTTGGCTTGGGCCGCTGCGGAGCATTGCGTGCCAGCAGGGCGAATACCACCAGGGCCAGCGACAGCGGGATCAGCGCAAAGCCGAACACATTGTTCCAGCCAAAGCCTGCAGCCAGCGCCGGGGCCAGCAGGGCGGCGAACACCGTGCCGGAGTTGCCGGCACCGGCAATGCCCATGGCTTTGCCTTGGTGCTGTGGCGGGTACCACTGCGAGGCCAGCGGCAGTGACACGGCGAACGAAGCGCCGGCAAAGCCGAGAAACACGCCCAGCAGCAGCGCTTGTTCATAGCTATGCACGCCCAGGTGCCAGGCAGCGGCGAGGGCGACGATGACTACCACCTGGCCGATCAACCCGGCGGTCTTGGGCGACAGGCGGTCGACCAGCACACCCATGGCGAAGCGCAGCACCGCCCCGGCCAGGATCGGCGTGGCCACCATCAGGCCCCGTTGTTGTGCGCTCAGTTGCAGATCGGCGGCAATTTGCACTGCCAGTGGGCCAAGCAGGTACCAGACCATGAAGCTGAGGTCGAAGTACAGGAACGCGGCGAACAGCGTGGGCACATGCCCGGATTTCCAGAAGCTGGTACTCATCGAACACCTCACTCGGCAATGCAGCGGAACGAAAAAGACGCCGCTACCCGCTCCACGGGGGTGGAGGGGAGAGCGACGTCTTTGTCGGGGATTAAGTGGGGCAACCGCCGTTGGCTACCGGTGATATTTGTTCAGCAAGAGATGGGCCAACTCAAGACATGGGGCAACTGTTGGCAGAGGCTGGCATGACATTTTTGTTGCCTGTGAAAGTCTCATGCCAGTCCCGTCACCCCAGCATCTCGTGCATGGCAATGATCTGCTCGGCCACCTGGATCAGCTTCTGCTGCCGGCTCATGGCCTGGCGGCGCATCAGGGTGTAGGCCTGCTCTTCGTTGCAGTCCTTCATCTTCATCAGCAAACCCTTGGCCTGCTCGATGCGCTTGCGCTCGGCCAGTTGCTGGTCGCGAGCAAGCAGCTGCGCCTTCAGCGCCTGGTCACTTTCGAAACGCGCCATGGCCACGTCCAGGATCGGCTGCAGCCGCGCGGCATGGATGCCTTCGACAATGTAGGCGCTGACCCCCGCCTGGATCGCCTGGCGCATCACCCCGGGGTCGTGCTCGTCGGTGAACAGCACGATGGGCCGCGGCTGGTCACGGCTGACCAGCACCACCTGTTCCATCACATCGCGGTCTGGTGAATCGGTATCGATCAGCACTACGTCCGGGCGCACCGTTTCGACGCAGGCGGGCAGGTCGATGGTCAGGTCTGGCGCTTCGATGACCTCGAAGCCGGCCTCGCTCAATGCCGCCTTGAGGCGGCCGAGTTTGCTCCGGGTGTCGTCGATCAGCAGGATGCGCAACATGGTGGTCCCCCTCACGCGCCGACACGGGCATCGGGCAGGTCGCCCAGGGCATGCAGGCTGAAACTGCGGGCATAACCGTAGGGGTCGCTGCCGTCCCAGCGGTTGCCGTCGATCAACAGGCTGCTGCGCATCGGCTGCTCGGGGCAGGCCACGCCCAGGCTTTGCGCTGCCTCGCCATAGAGTGCCAACTGCTGGACCTGGCGTGCCACGCCGAGATAGTCGGGGTCTTCGCGCAGCAGGCCCCAGCGGCGGAACTGGGTCATGAACCACATGCCGTCGGACAGGTACGGCAGGTTGGCCCGGCCGTGGTCGTGCAGGCGCAGGGCGTGCGGATCTTGCCAGTGGTTGCCCAGGCCATCGTGATAGCTGCCGAGCAGGCGCGGTTCGATACTCGCCAGCGGGGTGTCCAGGTAGGCGCTGCCGCTGAGCAGTTGCGCAGTGCTGCGGCGGTTTTCCGGGCTTTGCTCAATGAAGCGGCTGGCCGCGAGGACCGCCTTGATCAGCGCGCGGGCGCTGTTGGGGTATTGTTCGGTGAAGGTGCGGGCGCAGGCCAGGACCTTTTCCGGGTGGTCCGGCCAGATCGACTGGCTGGTGGCCAGGGTGAAGCCTTGGCCCGTGGCCACTGCATCGGCGGCCCAGGGTTCGCCCACGCAGAAGCCGTCGATGCGCCCGGCCTGGATATGCGCGGCCATTTGCGCCGGCGGCACCACCACGCTGTCGACATCGCGCAGTGGGTGGATGCCCTGGCTGGCCAGCCAGTAATACAGCCACATGGCGTGGGTGCCGGTGGGGAAGGTCTGGGCGAAGGTGAGGCGTGCGCCATGCTGGTGCACCAGGCGCGCCAATGCTTCAGGGTTGGTCACGCCTTTGCGTTGCAGGGCCGGGGACAGGTTGATGGCCTGGGCGTTCTGGTTCAGCCCCATGAGCACGGCCATGGCACTGGCCGGTACACCGCCGATGCCCAGGTGCACGGCGTAGACCAGGCCATACAGGCAGTGCGCGGCATCCAGCTCGCCGCTGACCAGCTTGTCGCGCAGCCCGGCCCAGGAACCCTGGCGCTTGAGGTTGAGGGTAAGGCCGTGCTGCTGGGCGAAGCCCTGGGTGGCGGCGACTACCACCGAGGCGCAGTCGGTCAGGGCCATGTAGCCGATGTTCAGGCTGGGCTTTTCCGGCGCGTCGCTGCCGTTGAC
This genomic interval carries:
- a CDS encoding zinc transporter ZntB — encoded protein: MFEEDNAQWGLVHALVLDGKGGARSIARTELDDLQLQPEQSLWLHWDRSHPQTRTWLLRDSGLSAFACELLLEENTRPRLLPMADEQLLLFLRGVNLNPGAEPEDMVSVRIFAEAQRVISLRLRPLRASDEILQQLEEGRGPKSASELLLLMGELLTEKVQGLVSDLSELVDLEEEKVESDERYTPENGCLQQIRRRAAGLRRFLAPQREIYAQLSRSKWSWFVDADADYWNELNNSLIRYLEELELTRERAALVLESQDRRRSERMNRTMYRFGIITCIFLPMSFITGLLGINVGGIPGAENPYGFLFACIIVLGLAVGQWWLFRRLRWV
- the rraA gene encoding ribonuclease E activity regulator RraA — encoded protein: MQHYVTPDLCDAYPDLVQVLEPMFSNFGGRDSFGGQIVTIKCFEDNSRVKEQVELDGKGKVLVVDGGGSLRRALLGDMLAEKAARNGWEGLVIYGCVRDVDVLIQTNVGVQALASHPMKTDRRGIGELNVPVTFAGVTFRPGEYVYADNNGVLVSPSPLKMPA
- the sigX gene encoding RNA polymerase sigma factor SigX → MRYDPRELTDEELVARSHEELYHVTRAYEELMRRYQRTLFNVCARYLGNDRDADDVCQEVMLKVLYGLKNFEGKSKFKTWLYSITYNECITQYRKERRKRRLMDALSLDPVEEASEDKAPKPEEKGGLDKWLVHVNPIDREILVLRFVAELEFQEIADIMHMGLSATKMRYKRALDKLREKFAGLDET
- a CDS encoding mechanosensitive ion channel family protein produces the protein MELDLWTQSLVTAMTALWTKVANFIPNLFGALVVVLLGFVVAKLLDTLLSKLLAKFGLDRLMAGTGLTKMLGRVGIQVPISTLIGKIVYWFVLLIFLVSAAESLGLERVSATLDMLALYLPKVFGAALVLLAGVLLAQVANGLVRGAAEGIGLEYSAGLGRITQGLVIIISISVAISQLEVKTDLLNHVIVIGLITVGLAVALAMGLGSREIAGQILAGIYVRELYQVGQQVRIGEVEGHIEEIGTVKTTLLTDDGELVSLSNRELLEQRVNSR
- the ppsA gene encoding phosphoenolpyruvate synthase, with protein sequence MVEYVVSLEKLGVHDVEHVGGKNASLGEMISNLAGAGVSVPGGFATTAQAYRDFLEQSGLNDRIHAALDALDVDDINALTKTGAQIRQWVMEADFPARLDSEIRTAFAEMAAGNDNMAVAVRSSATAEDLPDASFAGQQETFLNIRGVDNVIRAAKEVFASLFNDRAIAYRVHQGFDHKLVALSAGVQRMVRSETGTAGVMFTLDTESGFRDVVFITGAYGLGETVVQGAVNPDEFYVHKNTLQAGRPAILRRNLGSKAIKMVYGEEAKAGRSVKTVEVDRAERARFCLTDAEVSELAKQAMIIEQHYQRPMDIEWAKDGDDGKLYIVQARPETVKSRSSANVMERYLLKEKGTVLVEGRAIGQRIGAGKVRVINDVSEMDKVQPGDVLVSDMTDPDWEPVMKRASAIVTNRGGRTCHAAIIARELGIPAVVGCGNATQVLKDGQGVTVSCAEGDTGFIFEGELGFDVKQNSVDAMPDLPFKIMMNVGNPDRAFDFAQLPNAGVGLARLEFIINRMIGVHPKALLNYAGLPADLKDSVDKRIAGYNDPVGFYVEKLVEGISTLAAAFYPKKVIVRLSDFKSNEYANLIGGKLYEPEEENPMLGFRGASRYISESFRDCFELECRALKRVRNEMGLTNVEIMVPFVRTLGEASQVVDLLAENGLARGDNGLRVIMMCELPSNAILAEEFLEYFDGFSIGSNDLTQLTLGLDRDSGIIAHLFDERNPAVKKLLANAIAACNKAGKYIGICGQGPSDHPDLAKWLMEQGIDSVSLNPDSVLETWFYLAEGQGAV